The following coding sequences are from one Scomber scombrus chromosome 20, fScoSco1.1, whole genome shotgun sequence window:
- the lipib gene encoding LOW QUALITY PROTEIN: lipase member H (The sequence of the model RefSeq protein was modified relative to this genomic sequence to represent the inferred CDS: inserted 1 base in 1 codon; deleted 2 bases in 2 codons), whose translation MLPCRLLGLLGLLMLCKGQGESGAGESCDNFTDLNFSHCFMGTSLYVRLLLYTRSNLDCGRELNHHHPSSQPLFDLSRPSAFVIHGYRPTGAPPIWIDHIVHLLAEQEDMNIIVMDWNKGAANVNYFTAVTYTRDAALNLTGFIMTMQEEGASLSSVHLIGVSLGAHLAGYVGANLKGKIGRITGLDPAGPMFTSSLPDQRLDPSDAMFVDVLHTDMNSFGLNGAHGHIDFYANGGADQPGCPKTIFSGKSYFVCDHQRSVFLFLCSLNRTCSLTGYPCSSYSDFLDGRCLQCEAFKPASCPVLGYDVSQWKDTLLQLGQTKVFFSTTSMLPYRKLSYRVDMVTWNQYLRWGVVYIRLHSGRTYTEARIDHKLIXFEQYTSTRLLAQFDEDLQPIQKISLRINTGNVIGPRYKIRLLRIRFTPLDRPERPLMCRFDIIMEENMEVAFRPLPLRLPPLTL comes from the exons ATGCTGCCCTGCAGACTGCTGGGTCTGCTGGGACTCCTCATGCTCTGCAAAG GTCAAGGCGAGAGCGGCGCCGGCGAGTCCTGCGATAACTTCACGGACCTGAACTTCTCCCACTGCTTCATGGGAACCAGTCTGTATGTCCGGCTGCTGCTCTACACTCGCTCCAACCTGGACTGCGGCCGCGAGCTCAACCACCACCACCCGTCTTCGCAGCCGCTCTTCGACCTGTCCCGCCCCTCCGCCTTCGTCATCCACGGCTACCGGCCCACCGGAGCGCCCCCTATCTGGATCGACCACATCGTCCACCTGCTGGCCGAGCAGGAGGACATGAACATCATCGTGATGGACTGGAACAAAGGAGCCGCCAACGTCAACTACTTCACCGCTGTGACCTACACGAGGGACGCGGCCCTCAACCTGACCGGCTTCATCATGACAATGCAG gaggAAGGAGCCTCTCTGAGCTCAGTTCACCTGATCGGAGTCAGTCTGGGAGCTCACCTGGCCGGATACGTAGGAGCCAACCTGAAGGGAAAGATCGGACGCATCACAG GTTTGGACCCAGCAGGACCGATGTTCACCAGCTCACTGCCAGACCAGAGGTTGGACCCATCAGACGCCATGTTTGTTGACGTTCTTCACACCGACATGAACT CGTTCGGTCTCAATGGAGCTCACGGTCACATCGACTTCTACGCTAACGGAGGAGCTGACCAACCAGGGTGTCCCAAAACCATCTTctcag GGAAGTCTTATTTCGTGTGTGACCACCAGCGCTCGGTGTTCCTGTTCCTTTGCTCTCTGAACCGGACCTGCAGCCTCACCGGGTATCCCTGCTCGTCCTACAGCGACTTCCTGGACGGGAGGTGTCTGCAGTGCGAAGCCTTT AAACCCGCTTCCTGTCCTGTGCTCG GTTATGATGTCAGCCAATGGAAAGACaccctgctgcagctgggacaaACCAAAGTGTTCTTCAGCACCACGTCCATGCTGCCGTACAGGA AGCTGAGCTACAGAGTGGACATGGTGACTTGGAACCAGTACCTCCGCTGGGGGGTCGTCTACATCCGGCTGCACAGCGGCAGAACCTACACGGAGGCTCGGATAGACCA tAAGCTCA CGTTCGAGCAGTACACCTCCACCCGCCTGCTGGCTCAGTTCGACGAGGATCTGCAGCCCATCCAGAAGATCTCCCTCCGCATCAACACCGGCAACGTGATCGGC CCGCGTTACAAAATCAGACTCCTGAGGATTCGCTTCACGCCGCTGGATCGTCCCGAGAG GCCTCTGATGTGCCGCTTCGACATCAtcatggaggagaacatggaggtgGCGTTTCGTCCTTTACCCCTGCGCCTCCCGCCTCTAACCCTCTGA
- the zgc:112982 gene encoding BCLAF1 and THRAP3 family member 3 — protein MSRPRSRSPRSRRFPWEEPDFDPYKVLAELDRNPLDRSHRPREDRDEHWDRFGEDMYPEGQRRSSPFPDDRQFGQQRRPDQEEFYRRRPSPHHGAMDYDDRMFSPQRDGGGAGDRRRGGFRENFKSFERGGRSPLSPLRLPRESLPLTPKIHPDHSQREPGMGWSREEQGRGRGRFRDLSPSVRSDDQRGGAGRERNRRNAQGPNRYGRREDPPQERKPTFKRQRREMDDANHLGYGNEEEFGEPHYSVGTPRDGFGGDTHRGLPHGEIRHSGPLVIEHDHGIIESREPPRWEQFDDRGDHDLDRQRSPHPTSSSQERFRASSSRLEVREDTRGHQFQDKWRDSNYHETRRSTLPQDRPNPVRYGNRGGPTTHRGTGGSRPGRGRFNRGGRTGPPRNQPPSQQSQGYQDPPHEQQRPGYRPVREYCYEDPIEEEPNWAEEDRLQQLERERPRSLDRHLPRADLDPKMPRKRWTEQKTNDVAVVTEETLTIKVDMSRPVNQNSQMCYSSDRQLSLDLVNVGRQRLDFLPMLEHSGTYRESAMHTGTFAQEIITLVHHVKEQYFRGDGVSLNERFSAPQKGGYAEEETEELTLDERFSSNRGFSLNIDSLLDDDKPLFSRLGPTQSLNQPPMRGPGDLRHDLERRRQERLEGVKVTIPGSSLSQQRPASEQNLEYSDKDEMSQMEDEGFSNWAEEPSRRWEGNTGPRRGASFRPNTGAQRRNNHYGNRQGPMRRQNNRNNAAGPNW, from the exons ATGTCAAGACCAAGGTCCCGATCACCACGTTCCAG GAGGTTCCCATGGGAGGAACCTGACTTTGATCCGTACAAAGTCCTTGCAGAATTGGACAGGAATCCGTTGGACAGGAGTCACCGCCCCAGAGAAGACCGTGATGAGCACTGGGATCGCTTTGGGGAAGACATGTACCCAGAAGGCCAGAGAAGATCCTCTCCTTTCCCAGATGACCGTCAGTTCGGGCAGCAGCGCCGTCCAGACCAGGAGGAGTTTTATCGCAGGAGGCCCTCACCCCATCACGGTGCGATGGACTACGATGACCGGATGTTCTCCCCACAGCGTGacggaggaggagctggagacaGAAGACGAGGAGGGTTTAGAGAAAACTTCAAGAGTTTTGAAAGAGGGGGGAGGTCGCCCCTCTCTCCTCTGAGGTTGCCAAGGGAAAGCTTGCCGCTGACACCAAAAATTCATCCAGACCACTCACAGAGAGAGCCTGGGATGGGCTGGAGTAGAGAGGAACAGGGCAGAGGACGAGGAAGGTTCAGAGACCTCAGTCCCAGTGTGAGATCAGATGACCAAAGAGGTGGAGCAGGTAGGGAAAGAAACAGGAGGAACGCACAGGGTCCTAACAGATACGGACGAAGGGAGGATCCACCCCAAGAGAGGAAACCCACTTTTAAAAGGCAAAGAAGAGAAATGGATGACGCCAATCATCTTGG GTACGGGAATGAGGAGGAGTTTGGGGAACCGCATTACTCAGTGGGCACACCCAGAGATGGGTTTGGAGGAGACACCCACAGGGGCCTCCCCCATGGGGAAATTCGGCACTCTGGACCACTTGTCATTGAACACGATCACGGCATCATTGAGAGCAGAGAACCACCACGGTGGGAACAATTTGACGATCGTGGGGATCATGACCTTGATCGACAGAGGAGTCCACATCCAACGAGCTCCTCGCAGGAGCGTTTCAGAGCGTCAAGCAGCAGGTTGGAAGTTCGGGAAGACACAAGAGGACACCAATTTCAAGATAAATGGAGAGACTCCAACTACCATGAAACTAGGAGGAGTACTCTGCCGCAAGATAGACCAAACCCTGTAAGATATGGTAATCGAGGTGGTCCCACGACGCACAGAGGGACGGGCGGTTCTCGCCCAGGTAGAGGGAGGTTTAATCGTGGTGGAAGGACGGGGCCACCCAGGAACCAACCTCCCTCACAGCAGTCCCAGGGATACCAAGATCCTCCTCATGAACAGCAAAGACCGGGGTACCGACCCGTCAGGGAGTACTGCTACGAGGATCCCATTGAAGAAGAGCCTAACTGGGCAGAAGAAGACAGACTTCAACAGTTGGAACGTGAAAGACCCCGAAGTCTTGACCGACACCTACCGAGGGCGGACTTGGACCCTAAAATGCCCCGCAAGAGGTGGACCGAACAGAAAACCAATGATGTGGCTGTTGTAACCGAGGAAACGCTAACCATCAAAGTGGACATGAGTCGACCCGTGAATCAAAACAG CCAGATGTGCTACTCCTCAGACAGACAGCTGTCTTTAGACCTGGTCAACGTTGGCCGCCAGCGTCTGGACTTCCTGCCCATGCTGGAGCACTCTGGCACGTACCGGGAGTCGGCCATGCACACTGGGACTTTTGCCCAGGAAATCATCACACTGGTGCATCACGTCAAAG AGCAGTATTTCAGAGGTGATGGAGTCAGCCTGAACGAGCGTTTCTCCGCTCCACAAAAAGGCGGCTACGCTGAAGAAGAGACGGAGGAGCTGACGCTGGATGAGAGGTTCAGCTCAAACCG AGGCTTCAGCTTAAACATTGATTCACTTCTTGATGATGACAAGCCGTTGTTCTCCAGACTGGGACCCAcacag AGTTTAAACCAGCCGCCGATGCGAGGGCCTGGAGACCTGAGACATGacctggagaggaggagacaggaaagGCTGGAAGGTGTAAAGGTCACGATACCAGGAAGTAGTCTGTCACAGCAGAGACCAGCCAG TGAGCAGAATCTAGAGTACAGCGACAAAGACGAGATGTCTCAGATGGAAGACGAAGGATTCTCCAACTGGGCCGAAGAGCCGAGTCGGAGATGGGAAGGAAATACG gGACCAAGGAGAGGAGCTTCCTTTAGGCCGAACACAGGCGCGCAACGGCGAAACAATCACTATGGCAACCGCCAGGGACCAATGAGGCGACAGAACAACCGCAACAATGCTGCAG GTCCGAACTGGTGA